The sequence TCCAGCCTGGTCCCGGAGCCCCCAAGATCCCGGCTGGTCCCGGCCCTGGAGCCCCCAACAtccagcctggccctggccccgggACGTAGGCCgggttgggagcagggggtgggagcagggggctgcagggcaggaagggaggaaggggtgggcagGAATTGGGGCtgtagggtggggtgggagcagggggcaggggcaggggctgcggggtgggcgggaactgggggctgcggggcaggagtaGGGCCTGCGgggtgggtgggagcagggggcgggagccgggggctgcggggcgggcgGGAGCCGGGGGCGGGAGCCGGCCGCCAGCCTTACCCTTGATGTTAATGATGCTGATTTCCCCGAAGTAGAGCCCCTCGCCCAGCACGGCGAGCTGCGTGCGCCCGTCGTCGCCCACCACGGCCAGCCGCCCCTCGCGGATGAAGTACATCTCCCGCCCGATGTCGCCCTTGCGGCAGACGTACTCGCCCGGGCTGTAGACCTGGGGCCGCAGCCGGAGCACCAGCTCCTCCAGCAGGCCCCGCTCGCAGGCCTGGAAGAGCTGCACCTTGCGCAGCGTGGCCAGGTGCACGCTCACCGCCACCTCGGCCCGCAGCGGCTGGGGCAGGTGCTGCAGGGCCTGCTGCTCGTTGGTCACcttctggtggagctgcaggtgctGGTGCCAGCGGGCCACGCGGGTCTCCAGGCGCCGGGCCACGCGGTGCAGCCGCAGGTAGCCCCGCACCCGCTCGGCGTCGGGGTAGAGGGCGGCCTCGGCCGCGCTCCGGCTGGAGACGACGGAGCCCACGCTGCCCAGGACGGTGGCGAGGCCCAGGACGGCCAGCAGGAAGCCGGCCGCGGTGAAGAGGAGCTCCTCCGGGCGCTGGGGCGCGGGCGTGTCGCCCACGGTGGCCAGCACCAGCGTGGCGAGGTAGAAGCTGTGGAGGTACTGGCGCAGCGGGCGGGCGAAGCCGGGCCGGCTGTGGTTGGGGTACACCCAGGCGTCTGCCCCGTAGCCGATGGCGCCCGAGAGCGCGTAGTAGGCGCAGGCGTACCAGTGGATGGCGACGAAGGCGTAGAGCATGAGCCTGGCGATGCGGAAGGCGTGGGGCCGGGCCGTGCGCGTCTCCCGCCGGTCCAGGGCCTCGAAGAGGCGCGGTGTGCGCAGGAGGCGGTTGGCCCGCACGGCCGGCACCCGCAGGCCCAGCCGCAGGTACAGCAGGTCGGTGGGCAGCACCGAGGCCACGTCCCACGGCAGGTGGGCAGAGCGCAGGTAGTGCTGGGCCATCTGGGCCCGGTCCCGCACCAGGATCCCCTGCTCCAGGAAGCCTGccggggggagggcggggcactgagcacagggccccccaCGGCTCGGGGCATGCGCCCCCAGCAGGGCTGCCTGGGGCCAGGGTTCGGGGGGGCTCCCAAGGCCGGGTTTCCAGGGGTCAGGATTTGCGAAGCAtgtggcggggctggggggctgctctggggctgagCTCTCTAGGGGGCCCGGTGCCAGCTGTGGCCTTGGCGCTGGCTCCTCCTGGGTACGGTGTGGCCCaggtgccaggctgcagcctccTGCAAGCCAAGGGTGAACGCTCGCTTGTGCAGACTATGAGCCCCAGCACGCACCACTCCACGCTCCGCACTCCACAGGAGCCCCCAGGTGCCCGTGATGGGGACTTGGGGAGGGCTGGACtgaagggttgggggtggggctgggcttgGCGGGTGggggtgtgatgttattgacatgaactgggaccgTGTAGATCATtgttgtgtaagcagagtcaggatgagctccgccctgacatctggtggtgagttgtggcaagttgtggaaaagaacttcaggggctgatctcatttgcataggcacacccaccccgcctagaatgaggccatagctgcccaaatggtcactttggctgctgtgggatccccagtgtctctgttattggggcaggaagaataaattgttattaccctgattatgggaactgtgcttggaactgtactgggccttttgttatgatggagggactcaccatcaactaagtggcactcgctaggcaagggtcatgggttccaaaactcagtgaattgagagaggctgaggacaggtattaatacctggtggtatgggccccctggtgagggccttacatgctaattgcacttcctcctctctccactgtggaatatcagagctaattttgattctattaggagtctagttacgggctgctgagctcactttgggctaatagtgcaccagcactgagactcccctactaagagctgaaatcactgagcattgtgttaagtagtgggggagcctgaagatatattgtggagcagtttgtgggatggctggagtgccttgtggacaggctggtggagcagttcggtgggagctgcttgtgggctgcgGAGCTGAgtgaaggagttcgtggggcggctggtggagctatggggcggtcagcttcagatcatgtaaggtgcctcttacccccgtcccatctccacccaggttgggaggtaaagctctgcagataaactttcgaactctggggctgccctgaccagggacagagacttttgggtcattggacttttgggactttgggtgatttggggttgctggactcaagaaccaaagggaaaggggcatgccccaatttgcttggggtgggttttttttgctcatgggttatgttatgaatcctgttcgtggtgtttccccaacataatgccacattgtttctctctgttattaaaaggctttttgctacactcagactctgtgcttgcgagaggggaagtattgcctcttggagatgcccagcaggggtggtatatatttgtcccaggtcactgggtgggggctcgagccggtttgcattgtgttattggaatggatcccctagatattgaacccggcccttgttgctgccaactctgacgggcagaagggttacagttgcGACCAAGGCCCtgcagtggcaccaaatcttgtataaagggggtcaaagaAGGCGTCTAAGTCAAGGTGATGGTTGGCTGGTTAGGATGATGCTGTCTGTCTGCGGGTAtgatttttgtagttgaagttatgaacatTGGCTCTGTCCTGTCTGTAATTCAAACTTGTGCTACGCTTCTGGGTGACACcgcagacaagttggtgtcagctctgcccagcctgctgggtggcccattaaggaccatcagtgacacaactgacccactgagagaaggctgacacgcctggggactcagccaggtgtgcagggacctgcctatggacaggactctgaggtgtttccaggccatgggatgggcagcttgtctttgggacaaagaaagagagaccacatggcaagagaatgtaaaaacctgctgcagctcctccatctggtcttcagtcctgcttcagacctctggagggactttgctacaaatcgaagctttgaaccaagggcTGAaagacccctcccagctggggatgtgctccagagacttgatttgaacctgccattcattccatcactgctgcaagcctgaaccaagaacttggctgttactgtctgtcattgattccatttcacccattctagctctcatctctatcttttccttttatgaataaacctttagatttcagattcgaaaggattggcaacagcatgatttgtgggtaagagctgagttgtatattgacctgggtctggggcttggtccttggGGATCGGGAGAACCTGGATGGGGGGCTGTGCAGATGGGGGGTAGGGCGGGGGGCTGGGCACGGTAGGCAGGGGGTGTGTGGGCGGGGGCAGGCGGCTGGGCTCTGGCtggcggggggcaggctggggggcggcgggggctCACCAGTGTGGAGGCGCACCGCGATGTCCAGCAGGTAGAGCAGGTCACTCAGGTAATCCAGGCTCAGCCACAGGGCCAGGTGCAGCTGTTGCACCTCGGGGAAGCAGGACCTGCGAGCGGCCGAGCCGGTGCGTCACCCCGGTGCCGGCAGCTCCCCACAGGCACCTGCCCGGGgtgccccccatccctgccccctcctgcccacccgGCTTGGACACCTCCCAGCCGGCCCGGGGGGCCTTTGGCTCGTGGGCTCAGCTGCGAATGGACGGATGCCCGGGCGTCCGGGCCGGcactggggctgggcagagctgccTTCCGTGCCCGCTGTGCGGCCGATGCCCCGTGCTaggccctggccccacctgcctGCTGGGGATGGCAGCGCTGCCCtgcccccgggggtggggggatcccctCAGTCAGCCCATCCCCCTGAATTCGGCCGGGCCAGTAACGCTCCCCCGGATGTCACTAGCTCCTCCCGGCCCTgggatgcagccgcctctggggcggAGCGCAGCAGCTGGTAGCTGTGCACAGTAACAGGACAGGAAGGATCCTGAGTGTGTTCCCAGGACGCTCGGGGTGAgagagcagccaggactcctgggtactCAGCTGTCTCAGCACCGGGGGGCTGCGGAGCTGCCTCCCAGGGCACCgggggctggagagggacagCGGATCTGGGGTGCCCCCGTCAGTGCCTGattccctgggctgcccccccagcccatgcCCCCGCCTCCCTCCAGCCATGCCCCAGTCACCCCCCAGCCTGTGCCTCAgttgacccccccagccccgcccccatggCCCGCAGCTGCACCCACCTGCAGATGAGGATGATCCAGTTGTACAGGATGGGAACCACCATGATACTGAGCCACCAATAGTGCACATCCCCGGAGGGGTCCAGGACCCAGGTCCTCGGGGCACGGCTCCCGCTGCTGGGAGACACGTGTGGGCTTTAGCGCCTGGCGCCGGCTCTGAGCTCCCCAGGCTCCGGTGCGTGGTGCCCGGTGGCTCtgtgccctgggtggcaggggtgGCACCAGTGGGCAGGTATCAGTGCGCTGGGGAGGGCAGCGATGGctccctggggtgctgcccctgtCTCTGACCCCGCCCTGGTCTCTGTGCACCCACAGGGATGCGCCCGTAACCCGGGCTGGCAACGCCCCCAGGCCCCGGATATCCCGGCCCAGGTCCTGCTGCCTTTCTCCAGCgtcccgtggggctggggctcccgggaccccattccccagccctgctccgcaCCCCCGGGACCCGCCTCGGGACTGACACTGTGCCTGCGGATTGCTCAGTGCGTGGGGCACCGGGGAGCTCTACCCACCCCCACTCACCCCTCCGCAGGCCCCACACCTGCGCTGGACTGCGCCGTGCTGatcagccccctcctgcccgcCTCGGGCCGGGCGGTGGCCTGCGGCTGGCGGCTCATGCTGGCGCCGGGCTGGGTGAGGTGCCAGGCCTGTCCCTGCAAGCCTGGCCCGGAGCAGCGGCTCCTCCGGCTTCGGCAGCTCACGCTGAATCTTAGCAACCGAGCCGGGGCCCCATGGGGCCCTGCGCACCTGAGCCCGGAGCCTGTGAAACTAAAGGCACCAATCAGGCCGGGTGCCAGCCTGTAATGGCTGCCCCGGGGAGCGGCTGGGAGGAGCCGGCAGGTTAGAACCACCGCAGGGCTCCTGAGGGCAGCACATCGGCTGCGAGGGTACCTTGCCCCCCCAGCTAACAGCCTGCCGGGCCGGCTCCTGAGTCAGGGCCTCACTGTGACCACGTGGGAATTTTCTgccatgtgtgcctcagtttccccgctgTACCTTGTTTTGCTGCCCTGTGGATGCGAAGGGGTTAAATGGCTGCtcatggggcagggctgtggcttCCCTGCCTGGGGTGCTAAGGCCTGGCTGAGACCAACCTAGCTCGGGAGGGTCCGTGGAGCCGGCTGGGTGTAGGGGGGGCgggaggtggctgcagctcccagctgggcaggggcccTGCAGTGGGGACACGGGTCCCAGGGCCCGTCACGGCTGGACACACTGGGCAGAGATCGGGGGGACGCAGGAAGTCGTGTGCACTGTTCCCTCTGAGCTGAGCGCGCGCAGACCtgaaaccccgcgcacacggcgacGCCCCGCGCGCTCCGGCTTTGGCGGGgggctctttttttcttcttttggctTCGGCAGCGGCACAGAAGAAAcattttgcacacacggcctgttaaaaattagagggaacattggtcgcGTGGCCGGCCTGGAGGGAGAGCGGGACCCTGGGGGGTCAGGCCAGCTGAGGGGTCCCTCCCGTGAACTGTTTAAAAGCGGGGGCACAGCCCAGATCCGGCAGATCCATGATGCTCCCGAGCCCTCTTCCCCAGTATAAGGGAGCTGGAGAGGTCCTGGGAGAGAAAGGATCCTGGGGGTGGGCTGAGCAGACTGGGGGAGGAGCCCTGGAGGAGGGTTTGCGAGGGGTTTGGGGTTATGCGGGAAGGTTTACGTGGCCCGTGCCCTTTTGCCACTCCACAACCCCTGGTGttcaaactgggatcgggtcttctcccagcgctccagtctggagggctgtgattcgggctctcttggttaagagcccccatcttgaccctGGCCACCCTCTGACCAGGTGTCTCTGTCACCCACCACTCAGCATCAGCACCTTTCATTGGATGCAGCCATGTTGGGGCAGAGGGGTCAGGATACACTGCAAAGCGCCGCCCCAATAGATCCGGCTGGAGCTTTTCAAGGGCCTGCCCCATGGCCAGGCATTTCTTCTCAATGGCCGCATagttctgctcccagggcagcagcttcttgctcaggtaccCGATGGGGTGTCTCCCCCACTTCGCCTCGACCTGCATCAGCACCGTGCCCAGCCCTGCGTCTGAGGCATCGGTGACACTCTAAAGGGCTTGGCACTGTCCAGGTTTACCAGATTTACCAGGCCCTGGATtagagcctccttcagtgcacagagagccctctggcactgctcggtcccgaCCACCTCGTCTGGCTTTCCCTTCttacatagctcagtgatgggggccGTTGGGGAGCTCAAGTGGGGTACAAACCCCCGGTAGTACCCCGCCATCCCGATAAAGGCCTGGACCTGTTTCTTGGTCTGGGGAAAGGGCCAATCTCTGATTGTCTCCACCTTGGCcagctctgggcttgggcagacGCTCCCCACCTTTTGGCCCAGGTAcgacacctctgccatccccaccttacaCCTTCCAGCTTTTACTGACAGTCCTGCCTCCTTgaggcagcccagcaccctcttcacctgggacacatgTTCCTCCCAGGCCTGGCTAGAGTCACAGGTGTCATCAATGGACGCCAGGGCCaagttctccatccccctcagtagccgATCCACCCCGCGCTGGGGGGTGGCCGATGCCCCCTTGAGATCGAaaggcaggaccaggaactcagagAGCCCCCAAGGGGTGGTGAAGGCAGATTTCAACCTGGCATCTGggtccaaaggcacctgccagtCGCCTTTGGGGAGATCCATAGTAGAGAGGTAATGAGCCCCCCCAGCCTGTCTAGAATCTCCCCAGGCCTAGGCCTGGggtaggcatcggacacggtgTTGGCATTCAGCTTCTGATAGTCCCCACAGAATTGGATCGACCCGTCTTTCTTGGGGACCAGGCCCATGGGCTGTTGAACGGCTGGATCACCTCTAAAGCCAGCCTGTACTTGACCTCTGGGCTGTTTTCCCAGGGACTCTGAACAGGGGACACCTGATGGGAGGATTGGCCCCCCACCTCAGGGAAGAGATCCCCCCGGGggtcttcccccttctcctccgaATCAGCCCTTACCAGGTCCAGGGTCCCCTCGCTCTCCTCCCATAGAGCAGCTCAAAGGGAAGAACCtggtggattcctggggcacttccctatACCACATACCAGGTGGGGCAGGTCCTTGTCCCCGTCCTGTGGATGCTGATTCGTAAAAGTCCTCAGCATCATCCCCAGGGCCCCATAGACTCTCTCCACCAGCCCGTCGGACGGAGGGTGACCTGCAAAGGCTCAGGTGGGCCAGACCCCCCATTTCTCCCACCTGCCCCGGAGCCAGGCTGACAGGACATTGGacccctggtctgtaaggaccttgCTGGGGACCCCCCCTCTGCTGAAGATGGTCAGCAGCGCGTCTGCCCTGGTGTCTGCCTTGGTGGAGGACAGAGCCCCGCCCCTGGGTAGCGGGTGGCGAGATCCATCACCCCCAGGCCGTATTTCTTCCCTGCCCGGGTCGccttgctgaggggccccactatctCCATAGTCACCTTCTGGAAGGGCTTCTCTATgatggtgtgacgaagtgggactgttcttaatgtttccgctgaatagtgtgggggtgccttagtttcccctatGCAATTCTTAAGTACCTAGGTGgtggggataagggtgtgtgatcattgcagaaccctagagggcaggggtctggacacagagaatggccgacaccctgtttcctggccactgatggcctgggcccttcccctctgcaaggtgagagctaaagggttggagaacaaaggaatccggtgacctcctggcccgggacagggacaaagcccagaggaggaggggctggagggagtttcagtttggggctggctggagacatggagtgaagggcagacgtggttgtctggctcactgcccacccaaaatggacccagctgaggggtcctgttctctgcacctgcaagctctgtgttagaccatgttcctgtcgtctaataaacctccattttcctggctggctgagagtcacgtctgactgcgaagttggggtgcaggaccctctggcttccccaggaccccgcctgggcggactggctgtgggaagcgcacggaggggcagaggaggctgaatgctccgaggtcagacccaggaaggtggagccgggggagctgtgtgtcctgcagacaggctgctgacagagaggagacttccccagagtcctgcctggcttcatggggagccgttccagagcatcgcctggggacccCGTGACAGATGGGCAGGGGTCTCAAGGGAGCTTCTCCCTTATCccggccttccccaccctctggccGGGGTCGCAGGACCTGCCGTGCCACTGGGCCGCGTCCCAGACTCCGGGTCAGTCACGGTTCTGCAGCAGCCACTGCCTGGGGCCTGGATCCCCTGGTGTCCCGAGAGAGGGTCATTGTGGGCCAGGTACGACAGCCGGTGGCGACACTTCTGGGGCACCCCCAGTGGCCTCCTGATCCCCCACGGTTctacttcccctgggggagccccttcccggtacaggaatcccttctcccacaggaatctgtccctgcagccttccccatgGGGGTTTGCAGCCTGTGGCCAGCAAGTCCCCTCAGCTCCTCCTAGGAGGGATCCTTCCGCAGCTCGGTCTGGAAttcagctgctgggggagggagtgggacctGCTCCCTCtcaagggctgggcctggggtcacAGCCCTGCTGAGCCTTGTCCCTGGTCGCTCCCTCCCTGCTGTGGGATCACTTCCCAGCAGCATCTCTGGACCAGCTAAACCTGGTTGGCAGCTGAACTGCCCTGCCTGTGGGTCCCccccctcagctggggtctcagctccccccttgctcagcactgcccttgctgtcccagtgggggaaGGCAGTGAGCTCTCTGCTCTCCTTACACCATCGGAGCCagtgtgagccccctctccggggTGCAGGGAGGTAGGGAGCATCTCtgtgtcccacccagccccagggggctggttaCAGCAGGCAGGTATCTTGCCctcccccctgctagccaggtatcctgccctcccccctgcagctcctccccactgccagccaggtcatctgcattttcactgaccatttccctctccaccgattggttccttggattcaaattcaaacccttggccattacaggagcagggtctggatcctgtcccaaagagacacagtcaccccgcAACAGGACCTcacagctggtatcctggagaacccgaacgaccagccagcccgacccctcctgggtctgcacagggatctgggccataggcagggcgaggggcttcgtccctgggaccctcacacagcccctcatgcccctgctccgcctctttgtctcgcttcccagcaaaaggtgtcacctggtcGCACCCCCCCGGGTCTCTGGTCACACAGGTGCAAACAGCTGGGCAGCCTCCCCCGCCCTGAGGGCCTCAGCAAAATCACACCCCCAGTTCCCACCCCCGCAGGGTTGGcacagcacccagggaaactgaggcagggccagggtggggcggcggacagggaaactgaggcagggccagggcggggagCGCCAGGAAGAGTGACCTGCAGCGAGAGGAGAGGAATGAGACGCCGCTGCGCAGGCGGGGGGAAGGGCCGCCCCCACATCACGGaagccccgcccccgcctcccGCCGCGGCCCCGCCCCTGAGCGGCCGCCCCCTCGTCCCGGCAGCagcgaggccccgcccccagcggcGGTGGGCGGGGCCTGGGCGGCCCCGGAAGGGCGGGGCTCGGCGCGCGCCCGGGGCGTCGGTGGGAGGCGGCGGCAAGATGGCGGCGGCTGGAGCGGGGGATGGGCCGGGCCGGTGAGAGCcgcgcgggggggcggggagtctgggcgggggccgggggggctcgggggggtgacgcgggggagccgggggggttCCGCGCGGGGGGGTCCGGGGGGTGacgcgggggggccgggggggctcgggggggttcCGCgcgggggggctcgggggggtgaCGCGGGCGGccgggggggctcgggggggctctgggggtccCGGGTCTCACTGGCGCTTTCCCTGATTTGTTCCCAGCCCCGGCGCTGCTCGGACATGAACCCGGGTCACCTCCGCTCCCAGGTAACGGGGCctggggagggttggcagggggccgaggggccgggctggggggcagagggttggcagggggccgggggggccgaggggccgggccggggagggttggcagggggccggggggccgaggggccgggccggggagggttggcagggggccggggggccgaggggccgggccggggagggttggcagggggccggggggcgaggggccgggccggggagggttggcagggggccggggggccgaggggccgggctggggggcagagggttggcagggggccgggggggccgaggggccgggccggggagggttggcagggggccggggggccgaggggccgggccggggagggttggcagggggccggggggccgaggggccgggccggggagggttggcagggggccggggggcgaggggccgggccggggagggttggcagggggccggggggccgaggggccgggctggggggcagagggttggcagggggccgggggggccgaggggccgggccggggagggttggcagggggccggggggccgaggggccgggccggggagggttggcagggggccgggggccgaggggccgggccggggagggttggcagggggccggggggcggaggggccgggctggggggcagagggttggcagggggccggggggcgaggggccgggccggggagggttggcagggggccgggggggccgaggggccgggccggggagggttggcagggggccggggggcgaggggccgggccggggagggttggcagggggccgaggggccaggctggggggcagagggttggcagggggccgggggggccgaggggccgggccggggagggttggcagggggccggggggccgaggggccgggccggggagggttggcagggggccgggggggccgaggggccgggccggggagggttggcagggggccggggggccgaggggccgggccggggagggttggcagggggccgggggccgaggggccgggccggggagggttggcagggggccggggggccgaggggccgggctggggggcagagggttggcagggggccggggggccgaggggccgggccggggagggttggcagggggccggggggccgaggggccgggccggggagggttggcagggggccggggggccgaggggccgggccggggagggttggcagggggccgggggccgaggggccgggccggggagggttggcagggggccggggggcggaggggccgggctggggggcagagggttggcagggggccggggggcgaggggccgggccggggagggttggcagggggccgggggggccgaggggccgggccggggagggttggcagggggccggggggcgaggggccgggccggggagggttggcagggggccgaggggccaggctggggggcagagggttggcagggggccgggggggccgaggggccgggccggggagggttggcagggggccgggggggccgaggggccgggccggggagggttggcagggggccggggggcgaggggccgggccggggagggttggcagggggccggggggccgaggggccgggctggggggcagagggttggcagggggccgggggggccgaggggccgggccggggagggttggcagggggccggggggccgaggggccgggccggggagggttggcagggggccggggggcgaggggccgggccggggagggttggcagggggccggggggccgaggggccgggctggggggcagagggttggcagggggccgggggggccgaggggccgggccggggagggttggcagggggccgggggggccgaagggccgggccggggggcgaggggccgggccggggagggttggcagggggccggggggccgaggggccgggctggggggcagagggttggcagggggccgaggggccgggccggggagggttggcagggggccggggggccgaggggccgggccggggagggttggcagggggccgaggggccgggccggggagggttggcagggggccgggggggcgaggggccgggccggggagggttggcagggggccggggggccgaggggccgggccggggagggttggcagggggccggggggcgaggggctgggccggggagggttggcggggggccgaggggccgggctggggggcagagggttggcagggggccgggggggccgaggggccgggccggggagggttggcagggggccggggggccgaggggccgggccggggagggttggcagggggccgaggggccgggctggggggcagaggggccgggcaggggagggttggcagggggcagcgggggcatgggcagaggggagggggacacagagGGCACCAAGCGGGTTGGGGGCGCTGTCTTGGGGCCATGGGATTGGTTGGCCAGGCGGTGGGTGGGTCGCCAGCCCTGGCCATTGGTCCCTTGGCATGGGCTGGCCTTGTGCCCACTGCtcgaggactggcactggcccagTCTCCGGCCTGGTACGAGGGGCTGCGGCTGTtgtggggccggggagggggt is a genomic window of Natator depressus isolate rNatDep1 chromosome 1, rNatDep2.hap1, whole genome shotgun sequence containing:
- the CNGA4 gene encoding cyclic nucleotide-gated channel alpha-4, whose product is MVVPILYNWIILICRSCFPEVQQLHLALWLSLDYLSDLLYLLDIAVRLHTGFLEQGILVRDRAQMAQHYLRSAHLPWDVASVLPTDLLYLRLGLRVPAVRANRLLRTPRLFEALDRRETRTARPHAFRIARLMLYAFVAIHWYACAYYALSGAIGYGADAWVYPNHSRPGFARPLRQYLHSFYLATLVLATVGDTPAPQRPEELLFTAAGFLLAVLGLATVLGSVGSVVSSRSAAEAALYPDAERVRGYLRLHRVARRLETRVARWHQHLQLHQKVTNEQQALQHLPQPLRAEVAVSVHLATLRKVQLFQACERGLLEELVLRLRPQVYSPGEYVCRKGDIGREMYFIREGRLAVVGDDGRTQLAVLGEGLYFGEISIINIKGNRSGNRRTANIQSIGYSDLFCLSKEDLQAVLSEFPSAKAALEAKGREILLGMDKLDVKAVEEESARQREAEQRTGALEDALDVLQTKFARLLAELESSAFKLALRIERLEWQTQAWAGAGGEGPGAVPGQ